The Rattus norvegicus strain BN/NHsdMcwi chromosome 2, GRCr8, whole genome shotgun sequence nucleotide sequence caacaatcacgttcactgggtgttcagtcttggcaggaccaagggcttccccttccactggtacccttactaagctattcattgctacctatgcagttggagccctgggtcagtccatgtatagtctttgggtagtggcttagtccctggaagctctggttggttggcattgttgttcttatggggtctcaagccccttcagctctttcagtcctttctctgattccttcaacagcagtcccgttctcagtgcagtggtttgctgctgtcattcccctatgtatttgcagtattctgcctgtgtctctcaggagagatctacatccggttcctgtcagcctgcacttctttgcttcatccatcttatctagtttggtggctgtatatgtatgggccacatgtggggcaggctctgaataggcgttccttcagcctctattctaaagtttgcctccctattccctcctaagggtattcttgttcccttttgaaagtaggagtaaagcatctgcatttttgtcgtccttctggagtttcatttgttctgtgaatctagggtaatttgagcatttgagctaatagccacttatcaatgagtgcataccttgtgtgtttttctgtgattgggttacctcactcaggattatattttccagttccatccatttgcctatgaatttcataaagtcattgtttttgatagctgagtagtattcccttgtgtagatgtaccacattttctgtatccattcttctgttgaagggcatctgggttctttccagcttctggctattataaataaggctgctatgaacatagtggagcatgtgtttttgttatatattggggcatcttttgggtgtatgcccaagagaggatgctccagactgatttccagaatggttgtaccagtttgcaatcccaccaacaatggaggagtgttcctctttctccacatccaagccagcatctgctgtcaccagagtttttgttcttagccattctgactggtgtgaggtggaatctcagggttgttttgattagcatttccctggaATAATTTTTTCTGTTAGGCCAATCAATCATTTCATCTCTCATTGACACAGGAGAATAAAGTAATGGTAAAATGTTCTAGACTGTCTCACATATAAGCCTCTTACATTGTATAAAGTGTTAAAACCAGGCATAAACAATCCAGAAAATGTGCCTCAgaccaaaaatataaaagtgttaaatgaattaaaataaaatttaaaattattaaatgtgGAACATGTTCTTTATTGgcctttttaaattttggttttttgtgaGTGTCTCCATGTATGCCTATCTGCCACACTTGTGTTTTGTGACCATGGAGGTGGGAGAAGGCATTGAAtacttggaactggagttgcaaacAGTTGTGAATATCCATGTGAGTGATGAGAATCAATCCTAGGTCCACAACAaagcaacaagcactcttaactatgagccatctctacagctgtGTTGGTCATGTTTTTTTGGTAGCTATTTCTTTCTCATTAAAGCTGTAGGTGACAAACGTTAAATGAAACTCAATGAAAGCTTGCAGTCTATTTATAAGTAGATCAGTCTCATATATTATAAATTCTACTGAGTTGTTCTCATCAAACAACCATCAACTCAGTTCAACCTCCCTCTTCTCCAGAAGCACTATGATAAAATATCTGAGTGATGAAGCAATATGATAAAATATCTTGGATCAACAGCATTTTTTAGCTACTCTTTTCATCATCAGAGCTCAAGAATATAGTCAGTGGCTTCAAGCAGGTAAGGCCGTATACTCAGGATTACATATAAAGTGAAGCAAGGTTCACACCAAAGGCCCGGCACTGAAGACTGATGACAGAGCACAGAGATAGAATACAGCATTTGCCATGTGATTGATGACTCTGTATTTAAAACTGTGTGTACTAATATTTTCACCTCTTTCCTAGTACAATATCTACccaaaaagagaaaatacaataGTAACCTATTTCATGGCTTCCCAGGAAAACCACAGACACAGAGCTTGTATTTAAGAACATAAACAGAGCAAACGTGGTAAAGGTGTCAGAAGAACAGCCTCATCCCTTCCCCCTTACTACGCAGGCCTGGGTGAGAAGTCACAGAGACATCAACATTTCCTGGTTCCCTACTGATGGTGATTGTACTAGGAACACAGAgagatgatgaatggatggaccTGGCTCTGTCAACTCCCCTGTTGTGAAAGCAGCAGCATGCTTGGGTTGTGCATCACACACCTGCCAAGGATAAAAGGGCTGCTGCCCTGGACTATTCACCCACAGCCTCTTCAGCAGAGCCCTCTTCTCCTGCCTTTGCTGTATCTGGTGAGTACCAAACTAGGGACAGAGCCTCAGCTAAGAGGGTATACAGATGAGAAGCAGGATTTGACCGAGGTGAAGGAAACAGAAGTATCTACTGAAGACAGCAGAAAAAGAACCTGCCAGGGGCCAGTAAAGAAGGAGGACATAGGCAGGAACCTCTGTGGGTACATCCAGACCTCTGATACCTCATAGACCTGTCTCTCAGCATTGCTTCTACTCTGCTGAGAGATCTGCACCAGTCCAGAGGTTTCTCTAAAAGTCATTTTCCCATTACCAGTATTTGCTACAGTTTATCAAAGAGCTATTAGAAGCATCACCATTCTCTACTGCAAGCACTGAAAATAAAAGAGAGTGTAGCAGGTCATGGAGATCAGTTAGTCTTTACCACTCTAAAGCTGATTGATCTGAGTGCATTAACTAGAGATGCATGCTAATCTGATAGTTTTGAGAAGGCTGTATTCAGATGGATCTGTGCATCACTGGTCCTATTTATTTCATAGAAATATTGGTTTGGTAAACAGATAGGTCATGGGAGGCATGTGCTTGATAGACTAAGTCAGTAGACATTCACCAGAAGCGTCTCCCTATAATGCTTCTATCCTACTCTTCTAGGTCAAGTTCCTGCCAAGATGTCCTGCCAGCAGAGCCAGAAGCAGTGCCAGCCTCCTCCCAAGTGCCCCTCCCCGAAGTGCTCCCCAAAGTGCCCCCCAAAGAGCACAGCACAGTGTCTGCCTGCAGCTTCTTCCTGCTGTGCTACAAGCTCTGGGGGCTGcagtgtccccagctctgagggaGGCTGCTGCCTGAGCCACCACAGGCGCAGGTCCCACAGATGCAGGCGCAGGAGCTCCAGTTCCTGTGACCGTGGCAGTGGTCAGCAGTCTGGGGGTTCAGGCTGTGGTCACTCCTCTGGGGGCTGCTGCTAACCTGGAGCATGATGCTGAGACATGAGAGTCTGGAGGAAAGACATATCCCAGGGGTCAAGGAGAGCCCAGCCAGTCTTGTCTTCTCTGATCCTGGAGAGCATTGTCTGCTTGTATGATGTCCAGGTCCCTCGTTCCCGCCCTTCCTGTGGAGTCCCATTGCCTATCCCTGATTTTGACCAAGAATAAACCTTCTGTTCCCATCACATTGGTATTTAACTGTCATTATTCCCTGTCCCTCCAAAGGTGACAATATGTGCCCTTCCTCTCTAACTCTAATTCTAGCATTACACATATCCAAAGCATAAAAACACCATAGCTCTACACCAGGAAAACTTTTAAGGTCTATCAGAAATGTTAATGTTCACTTGGGTTGAAGCATCAGAGGAGGAATTGGACAGGTCTGGGATTTGTAATGGGCAATGGTGTATCCTATGACATGTAGAATATATATTCATCTCACAGTAGAACTCTAAGCCTACTGTGAGGAGCTACTGTTTGGTATGTAAGCGATTTAGCTGACTTTGCAGTTAGGTGAGTATTCAAATAGAGTAGCCCATTCTTTTTAAATAGGGATGTTGTGACTTTCTGGGGATATCTAGAATATCCAAAAACAATTTTGATCATAAAAAATGGGCTTCAagtcaggaaaacacaaattaaaaccaCAATTAGATTCAATCTCACCTAAATCATTATGGctacaatgaagaaaataaatgacaCTGTATCAGGCAAGGTTGTGGGAAAAAGTAACTGTTTtggaaatataaatgaatgaagaCACTGTATAAGTGAGATTATATGTTTCTCAACAATCAAAACCAGACCCACCATTTAACTCAGCTATATTGTTTCTAGGCACAGATACAGAGGATATTTTATCGAAACACAGAGATACTTACATATCTCTGTGGCTTTCCATGTTTATTGCTTATGTATTCACAATAGCAAGGAAATGGAGCCAGCCTAGTGCACatcaatagaagaatggaaaaTTAAAACATGTAACATATTTCACAGTGGAATTTTACTGAGTGAAGACTGAAACTgtgaaattggaaaggaaataaatgaatCTATAAATTATCATAAGAAGTGAGGTCACCCAAACTTCGAAAGAAAAAAACCTGAATCTCTCTCATACAAAGATATTTtaaggtttgtgtgtatgtgtgtaagaaaGGTGTGTAG carries:
- the Lce3e gene encoding late cornified envelope 3E; the protein is MSCQQSQKQCQPPPKCPSPKCSPKCPPKSTAQCLPAASSCCATSSGGCSVPSSEGGCCLSHHRRRSHRCRRRSSSSCDRGSGQQSGGSGCGHSSGGCC